The DNA sequence CTCCTGGGCGTTGCGGGCGCCGGGGAAGCGGCAGTCGAGGCCGACGACCGCGATGGGTTCGCGTTCGGTCATGAGGGCTCCTCGTCGTTCTTCGCCTTGTCGGCCAGGCGCTCGGCGAGGTGACCGGTGATCGCGTGGACGGTCGGGAAGTCGTACGCGATGGTGGGGGCGACCGCGAGCCGGTAGTGCTGTTCGATCTCGCCGCAGATGCTGATGGCCGCGACCGAGTCGATGCCGTAGTCGGCGAGCGGGGTGTCGGGGTCGATCTCGTCGCACGCCCGGTGCAGGTGGAAGGCCACCCGTTCGGTCAGCCACAGCTCGAGGTCGGGGGCGTTCCCCTGCGGCAAGGGACGGTCCAGGGGTTGGGGGGTGGCGGTACGCGTGTCGG is a window from the Streptomyces sp. NBC_00299 genome containing:
- a CDS encoding acyl carrier protein, translating into MSIAPDTRTATPQPLDRPLPQGNAPDLELWLTERVAFHLHRACDEIDPDTPLADYGIDSVAAISICGEIEQHYRLAVAPTIAYDFPTVHAITGHLAERLADKAKNDEEPS